The genomic stretch TCCCCCGCGACCGGCGTGCACAGGCAGCTCGCGACGCCGTCGGCCTGCAGGTCCTCGGGCGAGAAGCGCGTCTCGGTCTCCGCGTCCTCGACGACCAGCGGACCCGAGCCGGCGAACACCGCAGCGGCCACGCCACCCGTCTCGCGCAGGGAGAACGGCCGGCGCGCCACGTCCCAGCCGGTCATCGTGACCGGCTCGACCGTGTCACCGTCGGGCAGCAGGCGCATGAACGAGCCGAACGGCACGCCGAGCGTCGCGGCGGCGACGGCGGTGGCGGCTTCGAGCAGGGCGTCGAGGTCGGGCTCGGCGAGGGCGCGCTGGCCGAGCCAGGCCACCGCGGTCTGCTGGGCCAGCCGCAGCCGCGCGACCTCCTCGGCGTCACGGGCGGCGGTGACGTCCTCGACCTGGTTGAACACCGCCTGCGGGTTCCCGTCGTCGCTGCAGACGATCGACGACGTCACGCGCACCCAGACGGTCGAGCCGTCGGCGTACAGGTAGCGCATCTCGAAGGTCCTCGACCCGCCCGCGGCCACGAGCTCCGCGGTGCGGTGGCTCTCACGCACGTCGTCGGGGTGGGTGACCTCGTGGACCGGACGGCCCAGGAGCTCGTCGGCCGGGCGGCCCACCATCCGGCAGAGCGCCGCGTTGACCTCCAGCCAATTGCCGTCGAGATCGACGAGCGCCATGCCGATCAGGCTGCCCGTGAAGGCGCGACCCAGCGTGTCGAGAGTCGGCCTCCCCATCCAGAGAAGATCGACGCTCGGGCTCCGGACCTTGAGCCCTCAGGCCGCCCGCAGGACCATGCCCCGCCCGACGTGCGCCTCGAGCGCGGCGAAGGTGGCCGGGCAGAAGTGCGTGCCGGCCTCGACGCGCATGATCGTCAGCACCTCATGCGGGCCCAGCCGCGACCGGTACGGGCGGTCCGACGAGAGTGCCTCGGCGACGTCGGCGACCGCGAGGATGCGCGCCTGCACGCCCAGCCGCTCGCCGGGGAGCCCGCGGTGGTAGCCGCGCCCGTCGATGCGCTCGTGGTGCGCGGCCGCCACCTCGGCGACGTGGTGCAACGCGGGGATGCGGCGCAGGATGTTCAGCGTCGTCTCCGGGTGCCGGCGGACCGCCGCCCACTCGGTGGGCGTGAGCGGCCCCGGCTTGTCGAGGACACGGCTGGAGATGCCGAGTTTGCCGAGGTCGTGCAGGAGCCCGGCCCGGCGCAGGTCGCGCCGGTCGGCCTCTCCCAGCTCGAGGACCTTGCCGATGCCGACGGCGATCTCCGCCACCCCCTGCGAATGGCGCAGCGTGTACGGCGACTTCGCGTCGATGACCTGGGCGAACGCCTCGCTGACGCGGTCCAGCCGCCGGTCGTCGGCGACCTCGGCGCGGTCCACGGGCTCGAGCCCGCCGACGTCGCCGCTCGCCACGTGGCGCCAGAACGGCTCGTCGTGCTCGAGGCGGCAGAGCACGTCGACCAGCTGCGGGTCGAACCAGGTGGCGCTGCGGCGGCGGGCGAACGCGCAGGCCGCGGCGGCGCCCCCACCCTGTGCGGCGATCTCCGCGCTCTGGGCGAGGCACAGGATGCGGCCGAGCATGGGGATGCGGTCGCCCGCGACGCCCATGGGTTCGCCGCTGCCGTCCCAGTGCTCGTCGAGATGCAGGATGGCCTGCGCGGTGTCCTCGCCGAGGCCGATCATGCGGGCGATCTCGGCACCCCGCTCGCACCGGGCGGCGGTCATCTCGCGCCGCGAACCGCGTAGCGCGACGTGCAGGAACGTCCTCGCGCGGGCGAGCGGCCCGCGCGACGGCGCCGAGTTGCGCAGCGCGTAGCGGACCGCCTCGGTGGGGCGGCGCAGGTCGGTCGCCTTGAGGTCGACCTTGACGGCCTGGTCGTCGTGGTCGAACAGCGCGGCGACCCGGGAGGCGGTCGTCGAGCAGCCGGCATCCTTGAGCAGGAGGGCGTAGAAGAGCGCGGAGCGGTCGGCGTCGGGGAGGCCGACCGCCTCGCCGAGCCGCATGCCGATCAGGCAGCAGCGCGTGGCGTGGCCGGGCGGCTGGCCCTCGGTGATGTCCAGCGAGTGCGACAGGGCCGAGACGACCTGGGAGAGCCGGATCTCCATGTCCGTGATGCTCGGCCGCGCGCCGCGGTTCGCTACTCCGCGACTTCGAGCACGGCCAGGAAGGCCTCCTGTGGGACCTCCACGCGACCCACCTGCTTCATGCGCTTCTTCCCCTCCTTCTGCCGCTCCAGCAGCTTGCGCTTGCGGCTGATGTCGCCACCGTAGCACTTGGAGGTCACGTCCTTGCGGTACGCCTTGACCGTCTCGCGGGCGACCACGTGGGAGCCGATCGCGGCCTGGATCGGCACGTCGTACTGCTGGCGCGGGATGAGCTTGCGCAGCTTCTCGGTCAGGGTGCGGCCGAAGTCGTAGGCCTTGTCGCGGTGCACGACCATCGACAGCGCGTCGACCGGGTCGCCGGCGAGCAGGACGTCGAGCTTGACGAGGTTCGACGGGCGCATCCCGACGAGCTCGTAGTCCAGGGACGCGTAGCCGCGGGTGCGCGACTTCAGCTGGTCGAAGAAGTCGAGGACGATCTCGGCGAGCGGGAGGTCGTAGGAGATCTGGACGCGGTCGGCGCTCAGGTAGTGCATGCCGGAGTGCTCGCCGCGGCGGTCCTGGCAGAGCTCCATCACCTGGCCGACGTACTCCTTCGGCGTGAGGATCGAGGCGCGGATGTACGGCTCGCGGATCTCGGCGATGCGGGCCGGGTCGGGCATGTCCGACGGCGCGTGGACCTCGACCTCGTCGCCGTTGGTCAGCGTCACCTCGAAGCCGACCGACGGCATCGTGGCCATGAGCTCGAGGTCGTACTCGCGCTCGAGGCGCTCGCGCACGATGTCCATGTGCAGCAGGCCGAGGAACCCGCAGCGGAAGCCGAAGCCGAGCGCATCGGAGGTCTCGGGCTCCCAGGTGAGGGCCGCGTCGTTGAGCGTGAGCTTCTCGAGCGCGTCGCGCAGATCCGGGTACTCGTCGGAGTTGATCGGAAACAGGCCGCAGAAGACCATCGGCTTGACCTCTCGGTAGCCGGGCAGCGGCTCGGTGGCCGGATGGGCCTTCGTGGTCAGCGTGTCGCCGACGCGCAGGCGGGTGACGTCCTTGATGCCCGTGATCAGGTAGCCGACCTCGCCGACCGTGAGCTGGTCGACGGGCGTCATCGCGGGGGTGAAGAAGCCGATCTCGTCGATGTCGGCCTCGGTGCCGGCGGCCATCGCGCGGATCGCCGCGCCCTTCGTGAACGTCCCGTCGACCACGCGGATGTAGGCGATCACGCCGCGGTACTGGTCGAACTCGGAGTCGAAGATCGCCGCGCGCGGCGCCGCGCCCGGATCGCCGGCCGGCGGCGGCACGTGCTCGACGATCGCCTCGAGGACGTCGAGCACGCCCTCGCCCGTCTTGCCGGAGATGCGGATGATCTCGTCGCCCGGCTCGCCGAGGAGCTCCGAGACCTCCGCCGCCACCCGCTCGGGCTCGGCCCCGGGCAGGTCGATCTTGTTCAGGCACGGGATCAGCTCGAGTCCGGCGTCGACGGCGAGATACGTGTTCGCGACGGTCTGCGCCTCGACGCCCTGCGACGCATCGACGACGAGCACCGCACCCTCGCAGGCGGCGAGCGACCGCGAGACCTCGTAGGTGAAGTCGACGTGGCCGGGCGTGTCGATGAGGTGCAGCTGATAGGTCTCGCCGTTACGGGCCGTGTAGGGCACGCGGACCGCCTGCGCCTTGATCGTGATCCCGCGCTCGCGCTCGAGCTCCATGGAGTCGAGCACCTGCTCGCGCATCTGCCGTCCCTCGACCGTGTGCGTGAGCTCGAGGATGCGGTCGGCCAGCGTCGACTTGCCGTGGTCGATGTGGGCGATGATCGAGAAGTTGCGGATGTGCTGCTGGTCGGCCATGGGGACGGATATCCAGACTAGGGGTGGCGCGCGGCGGCGACCGCCGGGCCCGCGGCGCGCGCCGACCAGGCCGGCCGGGCGCTCGACGACGCGGCTCAGCGGCCGAGCCGGCGGGCGAGCAGGTCGCGCACCTGGCGGGCCTCCGGCATCTCCATCCACAGCACCGCCCAGCCGTAGGCGGCCGCGCCCGCCGCGCCGGCCAGGCCGACCGACAGGATCTGGGCGACGAGCGACCGGCCCAGCACGCCGTCGACGACCGCCCACACCGCGTAGGCGACGACGGCCAGCAGCGCCGACGCGACGCAGACCGCGGCGAACTGCGCGAGCGTGCGGCGGCCCTCGATGGTGCCGCCGAGCAGCGGCCGCAGGTAATAGGCCTGGGCGAGCGTGCTGGCCAGGCTCGAGACGGCGGTGCCGATGACGAGGCCGGCGATGCCGTAGGGCCGGTAGAGCGCGAGGCTGACGGCCAGGTTGACGACGAGGCTCGCCACCGCGATGAGGGTCGGCAGCCACGGGCGCTGCAGCGCGAAGAAGGTGCGGGTCAGCAGCAGGTTCATGCCCGCGAACGGCAGGCTGAACGAGAACCAGAACAGCGCGCCCGAGACGAGCTCGGTGGAGCCCTCGCCGAACGCGCCGTGCTGGTAGATGAGGCGCGTGATCGGGACCGAGAGGACGAGGGTGAACGCGGCCGACGGGACGAGCAGGAGCGCGATCTGGCGGATGCCGGTGCCCATCGTCTCCCTGAGGCCGTCGATGTCGGCGCGGGCGGCGAAGCGGCTGAGGGTCGGGAACAGCACGGTCGAGACCGCGACCGAGAAGACGCCCTGGGGCAGCATGTAGATGCGAAACGCGGCATCGATCGCGCGCGGCGCCTGATCGGAGACGAGCGACCCGAGGCTCGAGTTGATGAACAGGTCGAAGTTGATGACGCCGAGGCCGATCGTCACGGGCAGCATGAGGATCAGGACGCGCCGGACGCGCTCGTCGCGGAAGTTCGGTCGGAAGTCGAGGTGGAAGCCGAAGCGCCGCAGCACGGGGACGCACATGGCGAACTGGACGATCGTCGCGATGAGCACGCCGATCGCGTAGGCGTAGAGCTGGTCGTCGCCGCTGAACGCCGGCCGGAGGATGACCAGCAGGACGATGATCACGACGTTCCAGACCAGCGGCGCGATCGCGGGGATCGTGAAGTGGTCGTAGGCGTTGAGGATCCCGACCACGAGCCCGTTGAGGCCGAGGATCAGCACGATCGGGAACAGCACCTGCGCGAGCCCGGCGGTGAGGTGGTCGAGCTCGGCGCTGAACTTGTCGCCGGTGAACAGCGGCATGATCGTGCCGGCGGTGACGATCGCGATCGCCACGATCGCGCCGAGCACGATGAGGATGAGCCAGAAGAGCGTGCTGGCGAGCTTGAAGGCGTCGCGCTTGCGGTTCTGCTCGAGCAGCTCGGTGAAGACGGGGACGAACGCCGCGCTCAGGGCCGCGTCGGCGAACAGGCTGCGGATCAGGTTGGGGACCTGGAAGGCGATGGTGAACGCCGAGAACGCGCCGCTCGTGGCGAAGAAGCTCGACGCCACGACCTCGCGGACCAGCCCCGCGATGCGCGACAGTCCGGTCGCGATCGAGAAGATCGCGGTGTTGCGGGCGATGCGCCTGGTGGCCGGCCCGGCCACGGCAGGCCGCGACGCGGAGGAATCGGCAGCCACGGGTGCGCTATCGTACGGACCGCCGCGGCTCTACCGGTCGCGGCACTCGCACGTCATGGCCAACATTCACTCACAGAAGAAGCGGATCCTGCGCTCCGAGCGCGAGCGGCTCGAGAACCGCCGCTATACCTCGGCGATCAAGACGTACTTCCGTCGCCTCGAGGCCGCCGTGGCCGGCAAGGACGCGGACGCGGCCGACGCCGAGCACAAGCTGCTCGTGCGCACGGTCGACAAGGCCGTCAAGGTCGGGGCGCTGCATCGCAACAACGGCGCACGCAAGAAGTCCCGCGCCGCGCGCATCCGCAAGTCCGCCTCCGCCTAGCGCGGCCGGTCCCATCTCGAACCCGCCGCCTTTCGGGCGGCGGCTTTCGCGTACCCGCGCCCTCCCCTGGTGCGCGCCCTCCCGTGGCGCGCGCCACCCCACCCACCCCGCCGCGCGCCACTCCCCGGGCGCGCGCCACTCCCCGCCGGCGCCACCGCACCCCGCCGCGCCGAGCGTTGAATTTCTGCGCCGTGGGCTGAGAAAGTCGACGCTCGATGTGTGGGCGGACGTCAGGAGGCGATCGCGAGGATCGCGCGGATCGCGCTCGTGTCCTCCTCCGCGGCGCTGCCGCCACGGGACTCGAGCTCGAGGTCGGCGAGCCGCGCCATCGCGCGGCGCAGCTTCGCGGCGTCCGCGCGGCGAGCGTCGGCGATGAACTGGTCGGCGGCCTTGGGCGGCATGCGCAGGGTGCGCTTGATGTCGGCCGGCGCCTCCCCCGCCTCGAGCCGGCAGGTGACGTCGAGCGCCTTGCGCATGCGGTCGGTCATCCAGAACAGCAGGCCCGGCAGCCGCTCGCCCTGGGCGCGCAGCTCGAGGTAGGCGAGCGTGGCGCCGGGGGCGTCGCCCCCGACGAGCCGGTCCGCGAGCGACCAGATCTTGCGCTCGGCGGAGTCGGCGGAGCGCTCATCGATGAGCTCGGCGTCGACGTGCGCGCCCTCGCCGAGCTCGAGCGCGAGCGTCTCGAGCTCGCGCGTGAGCCGCGCCTGGCGCTCGCCGACCTGCGCGACGAGCGCGCGGGCGGCGCCCTGGTCGAGCCGGAGGTCGAGCTTGCGGGCCTGCTCGGCGACCCACTTCGGCAGCTCCCAGGGCTTCACCGCGCTCTCGGCCGCGACGTCGCCGCCGGCGCGCTTGACCGCGTCGGCGAGCTTGGCCGGGGCCTTCGCGCGGCCCTCCTCGCGGGCGAAGAAGGCGACGGTCGTCTCGGGCGGGAGGTCGGCCATGATCGCACCGAGGTGCGCCTCGACCTCCTTGTCCTTCCAGCGCTCGACGCCGTCGACGATCACGACGCGCCGGCCCGTCGCGAACGTCATGGCGCTCAGCGCGAACGCGACGGCCTCCGGCGTCGCGGCATCGCCTTCGAGCACCTCGGCGCCGGACGCGCCCGCGTCGCGCTCTGCGAGCGCGCGGAGCTTCGCGCGGCGCTCGCCGATGCGGGCGTGGTCGTCGCCGTGGACGAGGTATGCGGGCTTGAGCGCGGCCACCGGTGTGGGGATGGTATGCCGCCGCGCGGGCGGCACCGAGGCGCACCATCACGATCCGCGCTGCGTGGAGACCCTGATCTCGCGGCCGGTCAGCGTGAGCCGGACGGTGCCGTCGCGGTCGGTGCGCAGGACGCGCGGGACGCGCGCCGCGCGCAGGGCGGCGAGGGTCTCGGCGGCCGGGTGGCCGTAGGAGTTGTCCGCGCCGACCTCGATCGCCGCGATCGACGGCCGCACGCGCTCGAGCAGCGCGGGCAGGCCGGGATCGACGGATCCGTGATGGGCGACCTTGAGCACGTCGACGGGCGGCAGGTCCAGCGGCGCGGTGACGGGCGACTCGGCGTCGGCGGTGAGCAGCAGGCTCGCCGGGCCGCGCCGGACGAGCAGGACGACCGCCCGGTCGTTGGGCGCCCCGCCGGGCGGCGGCGGCTCGGGCGGCGGCCACAGCACCCGCAGCTCCAGGGCTCCGACCCGCAGCCGCTGCCCCGAGACGGGCCGCAGCCGCTGCGCCCGGCTGCCATCGATCGCGCCCTCGATCTCGGCCTGCCCGCCGGCCGGGGCGGTGGCCGAGCCGTCGAGCACCGCGTCCACCGGCACGGCCCGCAGCACCCGCCCCGCGGCGCCGGCATGGTCGGCCTCGCCGTGCGTGAGGACGAGCAGGTCGAGACGCCGCACCCCGGCGGCGCGCAGGCGTTCGACGATCGGGCCGTCGGGCGGCCCCGTGTCGACGAGCACCGCGGCATCGCCGTCCTGCAGCAGGGTCGCGTCGCCCTGACCGATGTCGAGGAACGACACGGTCGGCTCGTTCGGCGGCGCGGGCGGGCCTGCCGCCGCGACGAGCGCGCCCGCCCCGACGACGAGCGGGACGGCCGCCCCCACGATGACGACCCGGACCCGGCGCGAGGCCGTCGCCGCCGCGATCAGCAGGTAGGCGCCGATCGCGGCCGGCGCGCCGAGCCGCAGCGGGACGCTGGCGTGCGGGAGGCGGTCCGCCGTCGTCGCCACCGCGTCGACGAAGCCGAGCGGCAGGGCGGCCACGTCGTTGACCGCCCCGGCCAGGGCGAGCCCGGGCGCCCCGAGCTGCGCGAGCGCGCCGGCCAGCGTCCCGAGCCACACGACGGGCGCGACGGCCGGCATCGCGACGAGGTTCGCCGGCAGCGAGGCGAGGGACAGGCGCTCGAAATGCAGCGCGAGCAGCGGGGCCGTCCCGAGCGTGGCGGCGAGCGTCATGGCGGCGCCGTCGGCGACGGGCGCGGGAAGGCGGCGCAGCATCGCGCCGCCGCGCAGGCGGGGGACGAGCACGGCGATCGCGACCACGGCGGCGAACGACAGTTGCCAGCCCGGGTCTCCGGCGGCGCGCGGGTTCAGCGCGAGCGTGACCGCCGCCGCGAGCACGAGCGCGTAGGCCCGCGACGCCGGGCGGCCCGCGAGCCCGGCGACCAGCGCGGCGGCACCCATGACGCCGGCACGCTGGATCGACGGGCCGGCTCCGGCGAGCGGGACGTACAGGGCGACGAGCGCGAGCGCCGCGGCGAGCCGCAGGCGCAGCCCACCGCCGAGCACCATCACCACGGCGGCGGCGAGGACCGCGAGCAGCGCGACGTTCTGACCCGAGGCCGCGAGCACGTGGCTGAGCCCGCTCGCCCGGAACGCCTCACGGGTGTCCTCGTCGAGCGCGTCGTCCTGGCCGAGGACCATGCCCCGCGCGAGAGCGGCCTGCGGCGGTGCGAGCCCCGTGGACACGCCGTGCTCGGCGGTGCGCCGGATCGTGTCGACGGCGCCGGCCAGTCCGCCGCGGCGACGCCCGGTGAGCCGGACGGCGTCCGTCGCGAGCGCCGCGTGGGCCCCGCGGCGCGCCTCGTAGGCCTCCCAGGGCGCCAGCCGCTCGAGCCGCCCGCGCGCCTGGACCTCGGCGCCGATCGCGCCCCGCGGACCGCCGCGCCCGCGCAGCACGATCCGCTCACCGCGGCCGGGTCCGGCCACGATGCGTGCGGGGGCGCTCCAAGACCCGTACCGGCGGTCGCGGGGCGCTTCGAGCAGCGTCGCGCGCAGCGAGACCGAGCGGTCGAGCAGGGGCGTGAGCGCCGTGCGGTCGAGCGCGGCCAGGCGCCCGTGCGCGGCGAGGGCGCCCGCGAGCACGGCGGCGCCGAGCACGCCGGCGAACAGCGGGCGCCGCAGCGCCGGGCCGCCCGCGGCGGCCGCGAGTCCGGCGAGAACGAGCGCCACGACCGGCGGACCGGTGGCCACGAGCATGCCCGCGACCAGGGCCCCGAGCACGAGCAGCTGCGTCTCCCTGCCCCAGGCCGCCAGTCCCTCCGCCACGCCGGTCCGTCCTCGCACCGCCGCGACGCTATGCGCGGGCCCTGTCGCAGCGCAGCACGCGTCCGTGACGATTCTGCGCAGGCGGTCAGCCGGGACCGCGGAGGCTCATCGGGGCCGCGCCCTGTCGCAGCGTCGCGGTTGGCGAGTAGCGTCGCCTGGGGCGAAACAACTCCCCAGCCGCCGGCGGCGTGCCCGGCAGCGCGGTTGGCGAGTAGCGTCGCCTCGGGCGAAACAACTCGCCAACCGCCGCCGGCCTGCGCGGCTGCGCGCACGCGCGAC from Capillimicrobium parvum encodes the following:
- a CDS encoding HD-GYP domain-containing protein; the encoded protein is MEIRLSQVVSALSHSLDITEGQPPGHATRCCLIGMRLGEAVGLPDADRSALFYALLLKDAGCSTTASRVAALFDHDDQAVKVDLKATDLRRPTEAVRYALRNSAPSRGPLARARTFLHVALRGSRREMTAARCERGAEIARMIGLGEDTAQAILHLDEHWDGSGEPMGVAGDRIPMLGRILCLAQSAEIAAQGGGAAAACAFARRRSATWFDPQLVDVLCRLEHDEPFWRHVASGDVGGLEPVDRAEVADDRRLDRVSEAFAQVIDAKSPYTLRHSQGVAEIAVGIGKVLELGEADRRDLRRAGLLHDLGKLGISSRVLDKPGPLTPTEWAAVRRHPETTLNILRRIPALHHVAEVAAAHHERIDGRGYHRGLPGERLGVQARILAVADVAEALSSDRPYRSRLGPHEVLTIMRVEAGTHFCPATFAALEAHVGRGMVLRAA
- the holA gene encoding DNA polymerase III subunit delta; the protein is MAALKPAYLVHGDDHARIGERRAKLRALAERDAGASGAEVLEGDAATPEAVAFALSAMTFATGRRVVIVDGVERWKDKEVEAHLGAIMADLPPETTVAFFAREEGRAKAPAKLADAVKRAGGDVAAESAVKPWELPKWVAEQARKLDLRLDQGAARALVAQVGERQARLTRELETLALELGEGAHVDAELIDERSADSAERKIWSLADRLVGGDAPGATLAYLELRAQGERLPGLLFWMTDRMRKALDVTCRLEAGEAPADIKRTLRMPPKAADQFIADARRADAAKLRRAMARLADLELESRGGSAAEEDTSAIRAILAIAS
- the murJ gene encoding murein biosynthesis integral membrane protein MurJ; the encoded protein is MAADSSASRPAVAGPATRRIARNTAIFSIATGLSRIAGLVREVVASSFFATSGAFSAFTIAFQVPNLIRSLFADAALSAAFVPVFTELLEQNRKRDAFKLASTLFWLILIVLGAIVAIAIVTAGTIMPLFTGDKFSAELDHLTAGLAQVLFPIVLILGLNGLVVGILNAYDHFTIPAIAPLVWNVVIIVLLVILRPAFSGDDQLYAYAIGVLIATIVQFAMCVPVLRRFGFHLDFRPNFRDERVRRVLILMLPVTIGLGVINFDLFINSSLGSLVSDQAPRAIDAAFRIYMLPQGVFSVAVSTVLFPTLSRFAARADIDGLRETMGTGIRQIALLLVPSAAFTLVLSVPITRLIYQHGAFGEGSTELVSGALFWFSFSLPFAGMNLLLTRTFFALQRPWLPTLIAVASLVVNLAVSLALYRPYGIAGLVIGTAVSSLASTLAQAYYLRPLLGGTIEGRRTLAQFAAVCVASALLAVVAYAVWAVVDGVLGRSLVAQILSVGLAGAAGAAAYGWAVLWMEMPEARQVRDLLARRLGR
- the lepA gene encoding translation elongation factor 4: MADQQHIRNFSIIAHIDHGKSTLADRILELTHTVEGRQMREQVLDSMELERERGITIKAQAVRVPYTARNGETYQLHLIDTPGHVDFTYEVSRSLAACEGAVLVVDASQGVEAQTVANTYLAVDAGLELIPCLNKIDLPGAEPERVAAEVSELLGEPGDEIIRISGKTGEGVLDVLEAIVEHVPPPAGDPGAAPRAAIFDSEFDQYRGVIAYIRVVDGTFTKGAAIRAMAAGTEADIDEIGFFTPAMTPVDQLTVGEVGYLITGIKDVTRLRVGDTLTTKAHPATEPLPGYREVKPMVFCGLFPINSDEYPDLRDALEKLTLNDAALTWEPETSDALGFGFRCGFLGLLHMDIVRERLEREYDLELMATMPSVGFEVTLTNGDEVEVHAPSDMPDPARIAEIREPYIRASILTPKEYVGQVMELCQDRRGEHSGMHYLSADRVQISYDLPLAEIVLDFFDQLKSRTRGYASLDYELVGMRPSNLVKLDVLLAGDPVDALSMVVHRDKAYDFGRTLTEKLRKLIPRQQYDVPIQAAIGSHVVARETVKAYRKDVTSKCYGGDISRKRKLLERQKEGKKRMKQVGRVEVPQEAFLAVLEVAE
- a CDS encoding ComEC/Rec2 family competence protein, which gives rise to MRGRTGVAEGLAAWGRETQLLVLGALVAGMLVATGPPVVALVLAGLAAAAGGPALRRPLFAGVLGAAVLAGALAAHGRLAALDRTALTPLLDRSVSLRATLLEAPRDRRYGSWSAPARIVAGPGRGERIVLRGRGGPRGAIGAEVQARGRLERLAPWEAYEARRGAHAALATDAVRLTGRRRGGLAGAVDTIRRTAEHGVSTGLAPPQAALARGMVLGQDDALDEDTREAFRASGLSHVLAASGQNVALLAVLAAAVVMVLGGGLRLRLAAALALVALYVPLAGAGPSIQRAGVMGAAALVAGLAGRPASRAYALVLAAAVTLALNPRAAGDPGWQLSFAAVVAIAVLVPRLRGGAMLRRLPAPVADGAAMTLAATLGTAPLLALHFERLSLASLPANLVAMPAVAPVVWLGTLAGALAQLGAPGLALAGAVNDVAALPLGFVDAVATTADRLPHASVPLRLGAPAAIGAYLLIAAATASRRVRVVIVGAAVPLVVGAGALVAAAGPPAPPNEPTVSFLDIGQGDATLLQDGDAAVLVDTGPPDGPIVERLRAAGVRRLDLLVLTHGEADHAGAAGRVLRAVPVDAVLDGSATAPAGGQAEIEGAIDGSRAQRLRPVSGQRLRVGALELRVLWPPPEPPPPGGAPNDRAVVLLVRRGPASLLLTADAESPVTAPLDLPPVDVLKVAHHGSVDPGLPALLERVRPSIAAIEVGADNSYGHPAAETLAALRAARVPRVLRTDRDGTVRLTLTGREIRVSTQRGS
- the rpsT gene encoding 30S ribosomal protein S20, with translation MANIHSQKKRILRSERERLENRRYTSAIKTYFRRLEAAVAGKDADAADAEHKLLVRTVDKAVKVGALHRNNGARKKSRAARIRKSASA